The DNA segment TTGGTTTGGTAGGAACTTCTCTGTCTATTATTtgacatattattttaatataaatagacAAATGTAATTCTggttatagtttccataattttgcacgGGATAGAAGTAAAGTTGTGAGTGCACAAATACTAAAACATATTATGTCTCCCTTTTTGTGGACTGGAGTCACTTTTGCAACCTGCCATTCTCCATCTTGACATGACCGTCAAAATATGGTTAATAAAAGTTGTATACATAatgatgtcttttatttcttttaacaccAAAATCTGATCATGCCCCAGAGTTGTATTAGTTTTCATTGATTTAAGGGTCTTAGGCACATCTGgctcttttattttgaaatgtctaaACTTGTTTTAACTTCTGTCCAAGGCAtgccatttactttttatttttcttccacaaaaTACTTGGAAAAATTTGTTATTTAGTTCATCTGCTATTTGCTGATCATTTGGAATGTTTTCCCTTGTGCATCTCTGCGGCTTCTTAAATGATCttttactattttttcttttattggactagtgcgactcaaaccacctacacctgaacaccagcaaaaccaaggagctggtggtggattttaggaggcccagacccctcatggaccccgtgatcatcagaggtgactgtgtgcagatggtgcagacctataaatacctgggagtgcagctggatgataaattagactgaactgccaatactgatgctctgtgtaagaaaggacagagccggttatacttccttagaaggctggcgtccttccacatctgcaataagatgctgcagatgttctatcaggcggttgtggcgagcgccctcttctacctagtggtgtgctggggaggcagcattaagaagaaagacgccttacgcctggacaaactggtgaggaaggcaggctctattgttggcatggagctagacagtttgacatctgtggcagagcgaagggcgctcagcaggctcctatcaattatggagaatccactgcatccactaaacagtgtcatctccagacagaggagcagcatcagtgacagactgctgtcactgtcctgctccactgacagactgaggagatcgttcctcccccaaactatgcaactcttcaattccaaccggggccaaacgttaacatttaacattatacaaagttattgtctgtttttacctgcattattatcaatctttaatttaatattgtttttttgtatcagtaaggtgctgctggagtaagtgaatttccccttgggattaagtagtacttgggtgttgtaccgtgttagccattatgaatgtagagaaaagccaagcaaaatgacaccttttattggctaactaaaaagattacaatatgcaagctttcgaggcaactcaggccctttcttcatgtctgaagaaggggcctgagttgcttcgaaagcttgcatattgtaatctttttagttagccaataaaaggtgtcattttgcttggcttttcccttgggattaataaagtatctatctatctatctatctatctatctatctatctatctatctatctatctatctatctatctatctatctatctatctatctatctatctatctatctatctatctatctatctagtgtttcCTGTTTGTTTTGTCTTCAAAAGTAATTCACTTTTCTGTTGATCTCTCccttttttctttgttccttTTGTGCAGAGTCTAATATTCTCCCAATCCTTTCATTCATATTTTCCTTTCCTATTTGTATTATTACAGAGCCAGCAGGAGGCTAAGCTAAATCCAGTAGTATTAGGAGTAATTCAGAACAGGACTGCAATACACAGAACTCTATTACAGGTCACAGTTACACCCACAACAACACTTACTTACGCTAGGCCAATTTAGAAAAACCAGTCAGTCTAATATGAAACTCCTATGAATGTAGCAAAAATTCAGATAACTGGGTACACTAAAAGTCATGGAGAATCTCCACACAAACTGTGACCAGGAACCTAACTCAGATCTCCGGAGCTGTGAGGCACCATTCTGCCCATTCGGGCTATAATTTTTGTCAGATCTAGCATAGAAAATGGGAACAAGctagaaaatgacattaaaaaataacacagtTAAAAGAGTAAACAAGACCATCTGTCAAGCTCCTTCCTGTTAATCTGTGAGCTTTGGCTCTACTCTAGTCTATGAAGGACACTTAAATTGtaagtttcacttttttaatcatgtatatatgcatttggACACTATAAAATTAACTGCAAATAAATCAATGAGGGGATCTTTTTGTTCAAAGAAAAATCTTAGAATAATTTCCATCAAAGAAATGTTCAATTTTCACTGCAGTAATGACTTCAGTATACAGTAACTCTTTTTTATAAAGTACATCTTGACCCGTGAACTTGCAAGCATGTGGACATTTGTGACCTCTACCCTCTTCTCCAAAAATtagactttttttaattaaatctttcAGTGTAGACATGGCATCACCCAACTCATGTAAACTGTATTAATGCAACACCTGCATTTATACCATACAAAGGCATCAACTTGATTCCATTTACTCTTTGCCATTTTTAGAATACAACCAGCACTGTATGTTGTTGACATCATCTCATTTCCTTAGAATACTTACACACAAATGTTGTCTATGGCAACTTCTCTGTTGTTTCAATAACACAGACACACTCAGTGCTTTCCCACAGAATGGTCATTGTTTGTTAGTCACCACAAGCACTATAATCTACTGAGAAGTTTTAACAATGCTGATCAATAAAACTTGAAAAAAGTCACTTAAGTATTAACACTCCCACTCCTTACTTTTAAGGACAGCCTAGTGTTGTGTGTTAAGGGCTACGAAAAGAGAAAATTCAcgctctatctatctctctatatgtACTACTTATGTTATAGAGTATAATATCCATAATGTATTTATGTAACCTATGTTACCATGAAGAGTGTGAACGTATCATTGTGCCATGAATGGATTGATATCCTGACCAAAACAGTTTCTGCTTTTGGATGGATTACCTCCAACTCCCCAAAGCCCCAAATAGAGAATGAGCAGCTCCACTAAATGGCTTTACACCTTATATATATGGAGAGAGGTAGACAGAATTTGAGAGAAAGACAGTACAGCAAGGTGAATAATGAATCACTCTCTTTAAGTAACTTAACTTTATGACACAAGGTAGTCTTCTTGGCTGCcccccaaaaataaaaaagaggtaaAATATTAAACCACACTGCAGCTCCATTATAAAAGTAATTACAAAGATTAACACTCAAAAGGGAAAACTAAATGccaaaaaaggaaggaaaacaaaatcttgATGCATCTCTATTACTAATTAAACTGGTCTTGAGCCTCCATCTATTTGGTTGGTTGGCTGACTTTCCCACTTCTCCACCAGAATGTAACACAGAGATATTCCTTTCACCTCTCATGTCTCTAGCCCTAGGCCCTAGCCTGTTTTTCAGTTGAGCTTTAGCCAATTATCCTCCCAATGGCGAACCCCTGCCCCACCAGCTTCTCCTGGGGCGCCAACTTCACACCACATCCTGGGTCACTGCCAGTTCAAGTTAAGGAATCATTTCCATTGACAGTGATTGCCAATTGTCCATGGTAGCTTTCTAGCTGTTCCTACTATCCAAAAGACGGCACAATTTCCTAAGCTCTTTTTGGCACTCTAGGCCCTTTAGCATCTAGGAGGTGTCACTACATCTGGCTTTCCTTTCTTAGCCTCACTGTCTTGCAGAAGAAGGATAAGGTGATCCTGGAGTCTGTTGTTACCCTCAGACTATATGCTGTTTATCTTGCTTGTTGTCCTGCTGGGATTCTTCAGCACACACCAAGCTTACTTAGCCCTGGAAGCTCCTGCACTTCcacatggacacctggagtgTTGCACTCTCTTCCCCTGGAGGCTGTTTGTGTGACCTTGTTCTAGTAAAATCCTGTCAACTaggctgtttatctgtttatctttattaataaatattttaattttaaattatctttagaaagtcccactaacagctgtgttcggtgttcttccagacggacttgaagtggaaaaggacaagcaaacggtgattgcattcactacacttttggaacgcagacttattctgttaaattggaagaatcctaactctcctcttataagtcagtgggaaaccgatgttttatattatttgaaattggaaaaaatcaaattctcagttagaggatctgtacaaaattttttcaaaacctggcaggatctgatcaatattattttagaataagagaaataactattaccgcatttaattcccttctccatctcttatttacatatatatttatttctccctttcctttgcttattgttgtcttattaaaaagccctaagcaattctcctttagctaagctctccttctcaggggtggggtttgatttgtctttaatttgtttggttataaattgatctatttgtatggaatgattacaataaaattaataaaataaagataaaaaaaaaagaaagtcagcTGTGAGTGGGGCAGGGgaagcaagctatttctaatctatccttttaatccttataattataagggcCAACGTAGcattaggcttcatggcaataactcctgggagaactggaaattaaggtcaaagctgtcttatcttaaattaagactacaaaatgacaacaaaagaatATCAGCTGCAGTATTCAGGTGGCAGTgataagttttatttttgtgaaaataatacaAATCTTTTTGGTTGCATATTTTTAGTCTATCAAAGCTACACTTAAAAGGAATTTGAAAACCTATAAAAGTGATCATTTTCAGATATGAATAAAGATCTGAATTTATATTCAGGTTTActgaattatatattatattagacCAGTGAAATGTTCTTCTAATAATGTTTtctctgttttgatttttctttggaTTACACAATTAAATCATTACCTATACAGAACATCCTCTCAACATTTACTCAACATTCAAGTGACTAATTCTATTGCATAACAGTCTGCTGGTGAAGTCTTACACACTATATAATAGGCAAGGGCTGTCAGGCACCATTACAGACCACCTCAGTCGTACACACAAGGCACAATGCAGTCTTTGAAGATCCTGTATTTTGTTGCTTTCCTGGCAGCAGCATATGCTGTCCCAATATTGCgggacaacactgaagaagaGAATACTGAATTTGCACAGGTAAAGTCATTTAGTTTTCAGTACCAATTATTAACTAGAGTAAATTTACAAGTGAAGTATTAGCCATATAGTGAATCTAAACTGAGAGAAAACAGCCAGgcaagtatttatttttgtagttattATGGGTATCGCAATAAGCTCTGCCTTTAAATACTTAGTGGCAGAAAAACACTTGAACATACTTGTAACTTAAATACCAGATGTCACTGACATTTACCAGTCCTGTAATAACCTGCATTTTGAAATGCAGTTGTGTCTACAGGTAAAATTAAAAGAGAATAAATATGACAttgtttgtaataataaaaatgataacatccctgctgatatttttaaattgttacgtATTTTAATATCAATCTGAAGAATATAtgtatgaattatttttcttgaagAATTTAGGCATGTGTGCTGttgtgaacttttttttaatctatcaCAGCTCTTGCTAGGACAGTTTTTCCTTTCCTATATTTCATACTtctcttaaaattattttttctaataaaagTGAAGTGACTTCATTTTATGTGTACATTTATAATTTTCCAAAGAATTTGTATAATTGTACTAGTAGTAAGTTTGATTGTTGTtcatcattcattttatataaatgtttcatCTTCATGCTTAATTgaaatcatttttgttattttgttcctttttctaTCAGGAGTACCTTCAAAAATTATACAACCTTACCTCTAGCTCTGGACCTAACTTCAGACGACGCAGTAATGAATTGACTGAAAAACTCAAAGAGATGCAGAAATTCTTTGGCCTCCAAGTGACTGGTACACTGGATTCTAATACCCTGGAGGTTATGAAAAAATCAAGATGTGGCGTCCCTGATGTGGCTCATTACTCCACATTTCCTGGTGCTctaaaatggaacaaaaatagCCTCACTTACAGGTAATTAATGAACTACAAAGAAACTACTAGTTACTTtacttaataaagaaaaaagactacactccttgggcggcacggtggcgcagtgggtagcgctgctgcctcgcagttgggagacctggggacccgggttcgcttcccgggtcctccctgcgtggagtttgcatgttctccctgtgtctgcgtgggtttcctccgggcgctccggtttcctcccacagtccaaagacatgcaggttaggtggattggcgattctaaattggccctagtgtgtgcttggtgtgtgggtgtgtttgtgtgtgtcctgcggtgggttggcaccctgcccaggattggttccctgccttgtgccctgtgttggctgggattggctccagcagacccccgtgaccctgtgtttggattcagcgggttggaaaatggatggatggactacactcctttctaacattttttgatttacatgAGCATTAATAATATCCTTGTGTGTTCTCCTTTCACAAGACGGTGTATTAAAAGCAGAGCTTTGATGTAGTAGCCGGACTTAATGTTCATGTAATGAAGTCCAAGAGTCCTCTTTAGAGTGTTGTTACAGCATAAATTGAAGGATGCATGACATGTAATCATTTCAAAGACATACGCATAGGAATTATATTTTAGCAGTTTAGTATAATTCAACAAATGTTTTCAATACTGACTTAAGGTGTGTGTGCAACAGTCTTTTTAAGGTTCAAAATAAACTTATGAATGTCATTAAGTATCAatatttactttctttcttttgtagaaTTGAAAACTACACACCTGACATGCCCCAAGCAGATGTAGACAAAGCAATAGAGAAAGCTTTTGCGGTTTGGACTAAGGTGACGCCTTTGAAAATCACCCAAATCTACAGCGGGACAGCTGATATTATGATCTTATTTGTTACTGGAGGTAACTATAAATAATCCAGCAAATATTTGAAACGATagatacatataatataaatgaTATTAACAATAGATATTCATTGTTGTTAAAGAGATTAGTATGCTTTTATTATGCTGTGGCTGATTTGTTGCTACACTTAAAACAATGGCATTTATAGATTAAGTAAGCTTATTGCTTTCAACTTACTTTGAGCATTTTATTCTAAATTTTCTCTGCATTTCCACTGCcctaacaaatattaaaatataatgaacTGCATATATCTTGACTTTTGCAAACCCCTTTTCCAAAAGATATGTAATAatgacttaaataaataaatatattgaataaattatattttaacttaGTTATAGTGGTTAGAGGATCTACCTCACAACTTCAGACACTTACACCCTGCATAGAATTTCCACTGCTTCCCATGTCTGAAAGGAACTGATTTGATTTCTTTAACTTTAGTTGATGTTCAGAAAATGAGCAATTTAGGATGGTTTGTGATCAATTGACACCTTCTTCTACGTTTGTTCGTGGTTTGTGCCCGGTATTGACAGAAGTGTTTCTGGCACCAAGTAACTtggcagtaaaaaaaaattggttcTGAGAATGTATTGGAAGTATGGACATGTGGTATATTACATCTAGTATCCACTGAGCCAGTGGTTTAGACGGCACTCCTATCCTGTATCTCGGAAGGTGCTAAAGAGGCAGTACTGAGCTCAATGAAATATAGACTAACAAGGAATGTAATTACTGTGGCTGCAATTGAACTTATTTAAGGTTGCATTGTTATATTAACACTCAGATAACACTAATCATATAAATATCAATacatctttctctctttctctttcagacCATGGTGATAATTCTCCCTTTGATGGCCCTGGAGGATTTCTAGCTCATGCCTTTGCACCTTCAGATGGCATTGGAGGTGACACTCATTTTGATGAAGATGAAACATTTACAAGTGGATCAGcaggtaacatataaacacaactaCATCTTACAATAAGATATTGTAGATCAATCAGTTGAGAAATGTGATGAGGGAATTTGTACAAAACTGTTCACAATTTTGTATTTCAGGATATAACTTGTTCCTTGTCGCTGCCCATGAGTTTGGTCATGCTCTGGGTCTGGGTCACTCAAACGACCCTGGTGCATTGATGTACCCAATTTACAGCTATGTCAACCCTGGAACGTTTTCTTTGTCACAGGATGATATTCAAGGGATCGAGTCACTCTATGGTTAGTATCATTggtgtatataaaaatacattttaataattagaTACAGTAGTTTTCCCATTAATGATTATTTTCAAACAACTCTGTCTTTTTAGCTGCTGGTTGACTATTTGAGGCTCACTACCAAACATTCAAATATAATcagttttatacttttattatttccAATTAAGATTTGAAAAGACGCTACTAGTCTCATGTGAATTAAATTAAGCATCTATTTGATCATTTATTATGCTTTCCAGGGATAAGTAAATcaatcttattttaatatttttacattttgatcaACAAAACGTTTTAGAATAAACCACAAACTTGTTAAATCCAgcttaattttatgattttttaacaGGTTCTAACCCCAATGTTCCAAACAATCCAGTGCCTGATGCCCCAAAAACTCCAAATGCTTGTGATCCAAACCTATCTTTGAATGCTGTGACCACTTTGCGGGGAGAAATGATGCTCTTTAAAGACAGGTAAGAGCAAGGAGCCTTCATGTTTACAGGAACAGTCACTAAATTGTCAAACACACACAATTAATGTAGCAATGAGAATATCATTAAAGTACATTTGCTAGGATGTTTTTTTTAGATCATTTGCCTTAGTTGTAAAACAAATAATTCAATAATAGctgaattcattattttattattatcaaaaaTGTACAGCAATATTGCTTGCATTGTGGTTACATTTcctcaaaaaatgttaaaaaacaaaacagcataatGGGCTTTATAAAAGGAGGTTCAACAGTACAGCCACTTCACATATCATCGAATCAATTCTTACCTATTTAAATTTGATCAGAGTCTGCCCATTTTATGCAGTTATGCTTGTAGTCCCATCACTCCTATGTACTCCCCAGTAAGCAATGATAATAGTTTAATTtcatattatgtttttctttaaggttCTTTTGGCGAAAAAGCCCCTTCATGGCCAATGTTGAACAGTACACCATTAAATCTTTCTGGCCCGAATTGCCTGATGACATTGATGCAGCATATGAAAGCAGAGAGCGTGATTTAGTCTACCTCTTTAAAggtaatttcttttttctgtctgaGTTATCAATAAAACACACGATATGTCATAGTTCAAATGTGTACAAcaccatgaataaaaaaaaaaacagcacacccATCATACTGAAAGACTGCAAATAATTGCAGGGGAAATAGCCCCATaaaacacatacacatgcacaagCAATCAAAAGTAATGCCTTCAATGTATTTACGAGTCTGCCGCTCCCATTTCAGATACAAGGACTCCAAATTTTATTCAGCAACCATAGTCTTAATATACTAAACAGGGTGCTGATCTGTGACAAGTAGAAATTACCAAAGTTTGAAAGGTTATTGAAAATACATTGGAAAACTGTATTactgtaagataacaaaaaaattgcatttcGTCTACATTGATTGCTTTACTGAGAATGATGGGatattgataaaaaaatttatttacaatGACAAACcacttctcatccatccatccatccatccattttctaaatccacctATCAAAGTAGGGTCTGCCTGTTCCAGCAATCCTTGGACAGCCCATCGCAGGATGAACATAAACATGCACATGTATCAGAGGTCactacacctaacctgcatgtctttggatcgtTTTTCACTTGTCCTGATGAGGGTTATAATGGTGCTATGTATAGTTTTTTTCCCTCATTTGCACCTGGATCATTTCTagatataatgtaatatataaaaccccTTGTTCTGCTATGAATCTCTTAGAAGGGTCCATGCCCACAACACCTCTCTACTGAAAGTGTAAAGATGGCTTCATACCTTGATAAGCTCTCAAAACAAGGTCATCTGAATTTGAAGCAGCAGTAGCTTTGTTCTCAGATCTCACTGTAACGCTAATTTTTAAGCTCATCATGAAAGGTGAGCACTGAAACATGATGAAGGAACATAATTTTGAACTCGTGTCTTGATTGTTTTCATTCATGTCTAAAAGAGGGGATGGAAATGTAAATTGATGAGTAAACTGAAAGCTTTTTCTGAGAACCTACCTCCTGCTTCACCACCACCATCTGGTAAAAAACTTGTAGTACAGCCACTAATGAATCGTTGCTGTCAAATCACCTTAGCATTGTAAAAATTACAGCCAACAGCTTTACTTTAGATTCATGACAAGCAAGAGATTCAGTCATAGAGGTTGAATACACTTTGACCAAGCAAATATATTTAGGTAGTAATGATGCACTGCTAGTCTTGTGGTAAGCAAACAAGAATATGGGCTTCTAGGACCTTTGGTGAAGGGCATTCAGTGCTTGTCTGCAACTAGAGTGCTGTCTGTATTCATAATGCTAAACTGAATCCATTAAGGGTGGGCAAAAGGGCAAAGGTTTTTAAAAAAGCTGAGGATTATATCCTGTCCATCTGGGATCTCTACCAGATGAAGGAACAGTTCAGCCAAACGTCTCCATACCTGAGGGCATCATTTTCTAAAGATATTTTCTGTAAGCTTTGGTGGTTTATTTTTTGTAGAAGTAAAACCTTGGCAATGCATAACACAGATTCTATAGATATGCTCCTTACATAAGATCTTTTTCACCATCAATGCCAACAAACGTAAACAATAAAGTTATTTACTGTATCATAAAATTCAGGAAACTGAAGGAAATTGAAATAATGATGTACTGTTAAgaaccaaacaaacaaaatagatAACAAAATTGTTTTCATCATATGTTAATGAATAaccctttttatttcttttttttttttgcaggaaaCCAAGTCTGGGCTCTGTTTGGATATGACATCCAACAAGGCTATCCACAAAGTATGCAGAAGTTTGGACTTCCAGCAGGGATCAATAAGATTGATGCTGCACTCTATAATGAAAACACTGGGAAGGTTTTAATCTTTGTTGGAAACAAATACTACAGGTAGATGTTTCatatctaaaaagaaaaacattaaagcaaAGGAAAAGCTAAAACTATAATTATAGCTAACACTACTTGCCTTTAAAAAATTTCAGTTATGATGAGGCCAGACGAAGAATTGACAAAGGGTATCCCAAGTCAATAGAAAGCGGTTTTCCTGGAATTGGTGGAAAAGTTGATGCTGCTGTTGAAGATAACGGTAAGTATATTGTATATGTACAAAGAAAAAGTGCTGCCTTCtgcatttgttttaaatgctatatactgtaccgTGTTACAAAgagtaatttaattttatagaaCATATCAGTATATAACAACATGTGTTATGACAGGTTGTGTGGCTGGCAAGGCACTGAAATGAGTTAGAAAAAGCATAAGCGGTATAACAAGGAATAGGCCAGGCTGAGTCTGTActcaaaatagtaataataattaattttatttatatatagtaaataaaaagTAAGCCCACACTGCTTAACTGGCAAGTCCTCCAATCTGCCAGTATGCGTTACCAGCCACTAGGGacagtacagtatgtattatacaTTTAAATGGTGCTTTGGAAGTTATTAATCttctaaaatgtaacaaaatatctTATCTAAACATTTGTGATGGAACTGTCTaacatgtaatgtgtttttaatttcaaatatttattttttatttttttacaggctTAATGTACTTCTTCAGTGGCTCAAGAATGTTTGAGTACAACATGATGTCCAAGAGAGTTATTCGTGTTTTGGCTACCAATTATTTCTTGGGTTGTTAGAAGAAAAAGAAGCAGCCCTTTTTTATAGCATGATTTCACTTATTTAAGATGTACTAAACATCTTGCACTTTATACCTGattgtatttagtattttatcaattttatttgTTGTGCTTTGTACTGATAAATTATTATGTGCGATGTTGtcttcttaagtggaaaaaaaatgaattatgaatatttgtaattaatttattgaaatgtgcacaaaaaacataaaattctgtTGAATctttcttcagttttgttttaaatcttttttcaaatttgttttctctacatatctacatataaaaaTTATTCTACCTGAACAACAGTGTTAAGAGTGTTATGTTAGTTATTGGCTTCAAGAgtgggaaaaaattaaacatcaataGGGGTAATTccccacagtaaggagactgtgattTGCGTCCTGGGTGTTTCTTGTGAGGAGTCTGCGTGTTCTCTCTATGTTGGTTTTCTAcaggttctctggtttcctcccacagtccaaaaacaagcAAGTTAAATAAACTGGTCGTTGTGTGgaagtgtatgtgtgtttgtcagtgacctgtccaggggttgttcctgccttgcaccctatgattgctggaataggctccagctgcctcaTGATGCCGCCCTGGATtagtgggttaggaaaatggatggacatatttaatttattaaagttttttacaaggaaaaaatatattcaaagagaaaaaatgtgaaagtgtATAAACCATAACAGAGTCCCTGTTCTAAGGCCatgttctttgcatttatttggatGTTTAGCATGAAATTCTTGTAATAATCAAGGGCCTTTAAGAAGCGGTCCTTGGGACTATATCCATATAAACGAATGAAGCACACAACAGTTGCCACTCTGTGACAAGAGTCCAAAACCAAAGGTGGcagcagagtcgggaggaggagggcaaagctgcctgggaggagtggagtaaGAGGAGtgatttttggggtgtttttgatttctgtgtgctttggggactgtgtagggcttGTGGGACACGGGGTAGACATGCCCCAAGGCTGAagaccaaaaataaatatttttgtttctttcgaCCTGTGCCCCAAtatcaatctgtgtcgggttggtgCCAACCAAGCGCTTCTGCTACAATGATATATGACCATATGAACCGTGGAGCCAGTTAATGGGACTTAACCCTTCTGTCCAGTCATACTGGGACTCTGATAAATTCCGTCAAGGACTTGGCAGAGGCTTCTGCTGGATGAAGGTTCTCTCTAACTCATTGCAAAAAGTATTTTGGATCGGCCATGTTCTCTGGTAGAGATACCAGAAGATATAAACTTAAGATTTAATACATTGGGCTTAAACCCATGCAAACAATCAGAGAGACATATATAGAATATTCCCAGACAACTCCACTAAGAGCAGTGACTTACACTCCA comes from the Erpetoichthys calabaricus chromosome 4, fErpCal1.3, whole genome shotgun sequence genome and includes:
- the LOC114650499 gene encoding collagenase 3-like isoform X1; the encoded protein is MQSLKILYFVAFLAAAYAVPILRDNTEEENTEFAQEYLQKLYNLTSSSGPNFRRRSNELTEKLKEMQKFFGLQVTGTLDSNTLEVMKKSRCGVPDVAHYSTFPGALKWNKNSLTYRIENYTPDMPQADVDKAIEKAFAVWTKVTPLKITQIYSGTADIMILFVTGDHGDNSPFDGPGGFLAHAFAPSDGIGGDTHFDEDETFTSGSAGYNLFLVAAHEFGHALGLGHSNDPGALMYPIYSYVNPGTFSLSQDDIQGIESLYGSNPNVPNNPVPDAPKTPNACDPNLSLNAVTTLRGEMMLFKDRFFWRKSPFMANVEQYTIKSFWPELPDDIDAAYESRERDLVYLFKGNQVWALFGYDIQQGYPQSMQKFGLPAGINKIDAALYNENTGKVLIFVGNKYYSYDEARRRIDKGYPKSIESGFPGIGGKVDAAVEDNGLMYFFSGSRMFEYNMMSKRVIRVLATNYFLGC
- the LOC114650499 gene encoding collagenase 3-like isoform X2 produces the protein MQSLKILYFVAFLAAAYAVPILRDNTEEENTEFAQEYLQKLYNLTSSSGPNFRRRSNELTEKLKEMQKFFGLQVTGTLDSNTLEVMKKSRCGVPDVAHYSTFPGALKWNKNSLTYRIENYTPDMPQADVDKAIEKAFAVWTKVTPLKITQIYSGTADIMILFVTGDHGDNSPFDGPGGFLAHAFAPSDGIGGDTHFDEDETFTSGSAGYNLFLVAAHEFGHALGLGHSNDPGALMYPIYSYVNPGTFSLSQDDIQGIESLYGSNPNVPNNPVPDAPKTPNACDPNLSLNAVTTLRGEMMLFKDRFFWRKSPFMANVEQYTIKSFWPELPDDIDAAYESRERDLVYLFKGNQVWALFGYDIQQGYPQSMQKFGLPAGINKIDAALYNENTGKVLIFVGNKYYSYDEARRRIDKGYPKSIESGFPGIGGKVDAAVEDNGLMYFFSGSRMFEYNIMSKRVIRVLTTNYFLGC